The following proteins come from a genomic window of Shewanella halifaxensis HAW-EB4:
- a CDS encoding ExeA family protein produces the protein MYLQHFGLTETPFSLTPNTGFFFGLAPHVEALQVLQMALQTGEGFIKVTGEVGTGKTLICRKLMNDLPERFHCAYLPNPYLTPDELRWAVAMELGLKHSSQIDQQQLTGLIQQQLLALSAHGHSIILVLDEAQALPDESLEALRLFTNLETESRKLLQVVLFAQPELDERLAQNKFRQLRQRITFSYCLRSLTLDESSAYIQHRLTVAGSENGRLFSEQYAKRIAKAARGIPRLINVLSHKALLVAFGEGSQKIERHHVDAAIADTSDAMTSQALVVKWAIAITVIAGISVSVLYWFKGGVI, from the coding sequence TTGTATCTGCAGCATTTTGGGTTAACAGAAACCCCGTTTTCTCTTACACCGAACACGGGATTTTTCTTTGGCCTCGCACCGCATGTAGAAGCTCTACAGGTGCTGCAAATGGCGTTACAAACGGGTGAAGGCTTTATAAAAGTAACTGGTGAAGTGGGAACCGGTAAGACGCTCATCTGCCGTAAATTGATGAATGATCTGCCTGAGCGTTTTCATTGTGCCTACCTGCCTAATCCGTACCTCACCCCCGACGAATTGCGCTGGGCTGTGGCGATGGAGCTTGGCTTGAAACATTCAAGCCAAATTGATCAGCAACAATTAACGGGCCTCATTCAGCAGCAACTCCTGGCATTAAGTGCACACGGCCACTCGATTATTTTAGTGCTCGATGAGGCGCAGGCTCTGCCCGATGAGAGTCTCGAAGCGCTGCGTCTGTTTACTAACTTAGAAACCGAAAGTCGTAAGTTGCTTCAGGTAGTATTATTTGCCCAACCAGAGCTCGATGAGCGTTTGGCGCAAAATAAATTTAGGCAACTTAGACAAAGGATCACCTTTAGCTATTGCTTACGTTCATTAACACTCGATGAATCATCAGCTTATATTCAACACCGGCTAACTGTCGCGGGTAGTGAAAATGGACGTTTGTTCAGCGAGCAGTACGCTAAGCGTATCGCAAAGGCGGCCAGAGGAATTCCGAGGTTAATTAATGTGTTGTCCCATAAAGCGCTGTTGGTTGCTTTCGGGGAAGGTAGTCAGAAAATTGAGCGACATCATGTTGATGCTGCGATAGCGGATACAAGTGATGCTATGACGAGTCAAGCTTTAGTCGTTAAATGGGCTATCGCCATCACTGTGATAGCAGGCATTTCAGTCAGCGTACTTTATTGGTTTAAAGGAGGCGTAATATGA
- a CDS encoding tetratricopeptide repeat protein, translating into MSVINKMLKDLDKRQQPHGLESMATPQIAHKANAMSKRPLVLTSLLSLVIGGLVVFLATGLLQPNAEADSQANQMSAQSSTSTSDVKKLLESSKSDGTLVKTKAEVSVEPKLGVTVLTPSQKAPTIQTSTIAASTVSEATKTKSSVPTEATTQVIGRSEPTVKQADVVKSASSLQANTRPDEQNKRQTIQNRSSSDKTQHAVANEAAASTVKMSVAPASKRSSELYSSGNMAVKEVKLSPEQLAQKQMMLATDAQQQGLHSDALTYYEAALAYNPALHQARRLAAALYYGQNKLAQAAKLLEQGQLLFPQEYEFSLLLARVQQAAGQNEQALKSLAMIPDASELAIKKWHQQSDLAQKQQDYPVAEQSFRQLAKHEPYQGRWWMGLGYALDAQQKYTEAKLAYNQALSQGNLSAQAKVYVDNRLLQLGAY; encoded by the coding sequence ATGAGCGTAATCAACAAAATGCTCAAAGATCTAGATAAGCGCCAACAGCCCCATGGGTTGGAAAGTATGGCTACACCGCAAATAGCGCACAAAGCTAACGCGATGTCGAAGCGCCCCTTGGTGCTAACGAGTCTATTGTCATTAGTCATCGGAGGCTTGGTGGTCTTTTTGGCTACAGGTTTGTTGCAGCCCAATGCTGAGGCTGATTCACAGGCTAATCAAATGAGTGCCCAGTCGTCCACATCAACGAGTGACGTGAAGAAACTGCTTGAGAGTTCAAAGAGCGATGGCACATTAGTGAAGACTAAAGCTGAGGTGTCAGTTGAGCCTAAACTCGGTGTTACAGTATTAACCCCGTCTCAAAAAGCGCCAACGATACAAACGTCGACGATAGCGGCCTCTACAGTATCAGAAGCCACTAAGACTAAATCGTCAGTACCAACAGAGGCGACTACGCAGGTTATTGGCAGGAGTGAGCCTACGGTTAAGCAAGCTGATGTTGTTAAGTCTGCAAGCTCATTACAAGCTAACACGAGGCCTGATGAGCAGAATAAACGACAAACCATTCAAAATCGCTCGAGCTCAGATAAAACACAGCATGCAGTAGCCAATGAGGCCGCGGCGTCGACCGTGAAGATGAGTGTTGCACCAGCCAGTAAACGTTCGAGCGAGCTGTATAGTAGCGGTAATATGGCGGTCAAAGAGGTGAAGTTGTCCCCAGAACAGCTCGCCCAGAAACAGATGATGTTGGCAACTGATGCACAGCAGCAAGGGCTGCATAGTGATGCATTAACCTATTATGAAGCGGCGCTCGCGTATAACCCTGCACTGCACCAAGCCAGAAGGCTGGCGGCTGCTTTATATTACGGTCAAAATAAATTAGCTCAAGCAGCCAAGCTACTAGAGCAAGGCCAGTTACTATTCCCACAAGAGTATGAGTTTTCGTTGTTACTCGCTCGAGTTCAGCAGGCGGCAGGCCAAAACGAACAAGCTCTTAAGAGCTTAGCGATGATCCCCGATGCCAGTGAATTAGCGATTAAAAAATGGCACCAGCAAAGTGATTTAGCTCAAAAGCAGCAGGATTACCCCGTGGCGGAGCAAAGCTTTCGTCAGCTAGCTAAGCATGAGCCATATCAAGGACGCTGGTGGATGGGTTTAGGTTATGCGTTAGATGCCCAGCAAAAATATACCGAGGCGAAATTGGCGTATAACCAAGCTTTGTCACAAGGTAATTTGTCTGCACAGGCTAAAGTTTACGTCGATAATCGATTGCTGCAGTTAGGAGCGTACTAG
- a CDS encoding GspE/PulE family protein: protein MKPKLKMRLGDLLVQEHIITEDQLQQALSEQRNTGKKLGRTLIDLSCITEQQLLQFLSHQLNIPFIDISKRAIATEVVSLLPEVQARRYRALVVEDNGDSVLVAMSDPADLQAMDHLELQLAPKSISIAVVTEEQLLHAFDNLYRRTDEIAEIAGRLEEEYAADDLFDLGSLTDGDSDNETTVVKLLQSIFEDAIQMRASDIHIEPGEKALRIRQRIDGQLHENILPEVSIAAALVLRLKLMAGLDISEKRLPQDGRFHMEIKGHKIDVRMSTMPIYHGESVVMRLLDQSAGLLTLNETGMPPQMLARIRRQIKRPHGMLLVTGPTGSGKTTTLYGVLSELNTADRKIITVEDPVEYQLPRINQVQVNHKIGLDFSNVLRTTLRQDPDIIMVGEMRDQETVEIGLRGALTGHFVLSTLHTNDAVTSALRLLDMGAASYLVASALRVIIAQRLVRRVCQNCAIDYYLNPQDKVWLSSVSQLDYSQATFKIGTGCQSCNGSGYRGRIGVFEMLELDEPMIEAMRGGNPQDFTRAAYQSPNFTPLAKSALKYLAQGMTTIEEVAKLVEDVSDNSLDLGEA from the coding sequence GTGAAACCCAAGTTAAAAATGCGATTAGGTGATCTGCTTGTTCAAGAGCACATCATCACCGAAGATCAATTACAACAAGCATTGAGTGAACAGCGTAATACGGGAAAGAAACTTGGGCGCACCCTAATTGACTTGTCATGTATCACAGAACAGCAATTACTGCAGTTCTTGTCGCATCAGCTCAACATTCCTTTCATCGATATTAGTAAACGTGCCATCGCTACAGAAGTGGTTAGTCTGCTTCCAGAGGTACAGGCTCGTCGTTATCGTGCCCTAGTGGTTGAAGACAACGGCGACAGTGTGCTGGTTGCAATGAGCGATCCTGCCGATCTTCAGGCGATGGATCATCTTGAGCTGCAGTTGGCTCCTAAGAGTATTTCTATTGCCGTTGTGACTGAAGAGCAGTTATTGCACGCGTTTGATAACCTCTATCGACGTACCGACGAGATAGCTGAAATTGCAGGTAGGCTTGAAGAGGAATATGCCGCCGATGATCTGTTTGATCTCGGGAGCCTGACCGACGGTGATAGCGACAACGAAACCACCGTTGTTAAGCTACTGCAGTCCATCTTTGAAGATGCGATACAGATGCGAGCCTCAGATATTCATATTGAGCCCGGTGAAAAGGCGTTGCGAATTCGCCAGCGTATCGATGGCCAGTTACACGAAAATATTTTGCCCGAAGTCAGTATCGCTGCAGCGTTAGTATTGCGCTTAAAGTTGATGGCAGGCTTGGATATTTCAGAGAAACGTTTACCACAAGATGGCCGTTTTCACATGGAAATTAAAGGCCATAAGATTGACGTGCGTATGTCGACGATGCCTATTTACCATGGCGAATCAGTGGTGATGCGTTTGCTGGACCAATCCGCAGGACTGCTTACCTTGAACGAAACGGGTATGCCGCCACAAATGCTGGCTAGGATCCGCCGCCAGATCAAGCGTCCTCACGGTATGTTACTGGTAACTGGGCCAACGGGTAGCGGTAAAACCACCACGCTTTACGGTGTACTCAGTGAGCTCAATACCGCAGATCGCAAGATCATTACAGTTGAAGACCCTGTTGAGTATCAGTTACCTCGTATTAACCAGGTACAAGTTAACCATAAGATCGGTCTCGACTTTTCTAATGTGTTAAGAACCACCTTACGTCAAGATCCGGACATTATCATGGTCGGTGAGATGCGTGACCAAGAGACGGTAGAAATCGGTCTTCGAGGCGCATTAACCGGTCACTTCGTACTGTCTACTTTACATACAAACGATGCGGTGACCAGTGCGCTACGTCTGTTAGACATGGGGGCGGCGAGTTACTTGGTTGCTAGTGCGCTTAGGGTCATTATTGCCCAGCGACTGGTACGCCGAGTATGTCAAAATTGTGCGATTGACTACTATCTCAATCCACAGGATAAAGTCTGGTTATCCAGCGTGAGCCAGCTCGATTACTCACAAGCAACATTTAAGATCGGTACTGGCTGCCAAAGCTGTAATGGCAGTGGTTACCGCGGACGTATTGGTGTGTTTGAGATGTTAGAGCTTGATGAGCCCATGATTGAGGCTATGCGAGGTGGAAACC